The Amycolatopsis sp. DG1A-15b genome contains the following window.
TGAACCTGCCCGCCGAAATGCCTTCGCACGCCAGCGAGTTGTACGCCCGCAACGTCACCGAGCTGCTGGAGCTGCTCGTGACGAAGGAAGGCGCGCTCGAGCTGAACTTCGAAGACGAGATCGTCGCCGGTGCCTGCGTGGCCGGGCGCGAAGGGAGCGCCACGTGAGCCCACTTGTGCAGAACCTGGCGGTGCTGGTGCTCGCCGGGTTCGTCGGCTTCGCCGTCATCTCGAAGGTGCCCAACACGCTGCACACGCCGCTGATGTCCGGCACCAACGCCATCCACGGCATCGTGCTGCTGGGCGGCCTGGTCGTGCTCGGCCTCGGCGTCGACGGCGTCTTCAACAAGATCCTGCTGGTGATCGCCATCGCCTTCGGCACGATCAACGTCGTCGGCGGGTTCCTCGTCACCGACCGGATGCTGTCGATGTTCAAGGCCAAGAAACCCGTCGCCGGTGAGGAGGACGAGAAGTGACCGACTTCATCGCGATCCTCTACATCATCGCGTTCGCCCTCTTCATCTACGGCCTAATGGGCCTGACCGGCCCGCGCACCGCGGTCCGCGGCAACTGGATCGCCGCGGTCGGCATGGGCATCGCCGTCATCGCCACCCTGCTCACCCCCGGGATGGGCAACTGGGTGCTCATCGCCCTCGGCGTCGGGATCGGCGTCGTCGTCGGCGTCCCGTCGGCGCGCAAGGTCAAGATGACGGCGATGCCGCAGATGGTGGCGCTGTTCAACGGCGTCGGCGGCGGCGCGGTCGCGCTCATCGCGTGGGTGGAGTTCAACTCGACCGGCGGCTACGCGCACGAACCGGCGTACATCGCGATCGCGTCGCTGTTCGCCGCGATCATCGGGTCGATCTCCTTCTGGGGATCGAACGTCGCCTTCGGCAAGCTCCAGGAGCTGATCAGCGGCCGCCCGATCACCATGGGCAAGCTGCAGCAGCCGGTCAACGCGCTGCTCCTGCTGATCGCGGTCGCCTGCGCGGTGCTCATCATCGCCGGCGGCGACAACGAGCTGCTGATCATCGGGCTGCTGGTCGCGGCGGGCATCCTCGGCCTCACCGTGGTGCTGCCGATCGGTGGCGCGGACATGCCCGTCGTGATCTCCCTGCTCAACGCGTTCACCGGGCTCTCGGCCGCGGCGATGGGCCTGGCGCTGGACAACACGGCGCTGATCGTGGCCGGCATGATCGTCGGCGCGTCCGGCTCGATCCTGACCAATCTGATGGCCAAGGCGATGAACCGGTCCATCCCGGCGATCGTCGCGGGCGGCTTCGGCGGCGGGCCCGCGGTCGCGGCCGGCGGCGGGACGAAGGAAGCCCGTCCGGTGCGCTCGACCAGCGCGGCCGACACCGCGATCCAGATGGCGTACGCCAGCAAGGTCGTCGTCGTGCCGGGTTACGGCATGGCCGTGGCGCAGGCGCAGCACACCGTCCGTGAGATGGCGAAGCTGCTGGAGAAGAAGGGCATCACGGTCGCCTACGCGATCCACCCGGTCGCCGGCCGGATGCCGGGGCACATGAACGTGCTGCTCGCCGAGGCGGACGTGCCGTACGAGCAGCTCAAGGAGATGGACGAGATCAACTCCGAGTTCGCCCAGACCGACGTCGCGCTGGTGATCGGCGCGAACGACGTCACGAACCCGGCCGCGCAGACCGACCCGAGCTCGCCGATCTACGGGATGCCGATCCTCAAGGTCAACGAGAGCCGGTCCGTGATCGTCTTGAAACGCGGGATGGCCTCCGGCTTCGCCGGCATCGACAACGACCTGTTCTACGATCCGAAGACCAGCATGCTCTTCGGGGACGCCAAGTCGTCGGTGGGCGAGATCGTGGAGGAACTCAAGGCGCTATGACGACCGGGTCGGATGTGCGTGCGGCGTTCACGGATCCGGCCGAGAATCTCGCTTTCGACGAAGCGCTCCTCCGGGTTGCGCCCGAGTCACCCGTGCTGTGGCTCTGGCGCAACCCGGTTTGCGTCGTGGTGGGGCGCGGGCAGCGGATCGCACGCGAAGTGCGGGCCGACGAGTGCGCCCGCGACGGCGTCCCGGTGCTGCGGCGGGCCAGCGGCGGTGGCACGGTGTTCCACGACCCCGGCAACCTGAACGTGACCCTGGTCCTGCCCGGCCCGGCGGACCGGCCCCTGGAGGCGCTCGGCCAGGTGATGAGCGCCGCCGTCGACCAGCTCGGGCTGGTGCCGCGGATCGGCGACCGCGGGCTGTTCGTCGGCGACGCGAAACTGTGCGGGTTCGCCGTGTTCCGCACCAGGACCGGCCTGCTGGCCCACTCGACGCTGCTGGTCGAGACGGCCGCGGGGCTCGTCGGCCGCTACCTGACCGGCGCGCCGCCGGACCCGCGGCCGCTCGACTCGCACCGCAGCCCGGTGGCGTCGCTGGCCGAGCACGGCCTGCGGCCCGGGTTCGGCGCGGTCGAGGCGGCGGTGCGGGCGGCAGCGTCGCAGCTGTTCGGGACGTTCGTGCCCCGGCCGCCGTCGGCGGCCGAGCTGGCGCGGCAGCGGGCGTTGCTGCACACCCGCTACCACTACCCGGCCTGGCACGCCGACGGCGCCCAGCGCGCCGCCTGAGCCGTCTACTGTGGACTTACTCGGCCGCCGAGAACGTGACGGTCGGCACCTTGCGCGCGGTGGCCCGCGTGATGGTCTTCGGCTCCGCCGCCTTCTTGGCGCGCGTGGTCTTCACCGGTTCGGCCTTCGCGCTGGTCTGCGCCGGCTTGGGTGCGGCGGCCTTCACTCTGGCGGGCTCGGCCTTGGTGGGGACGGGTGTCGCTTTGGCGGGCACGGCCTTCTTGGCGGCCGGCTTCGGCGAGGTCTTCTCCGCGCCGGGGACGATCCGCGGCCGGTTCTTGCGGCCACCGGTGCGGCGGCCGGCGTCGGCGTACCGCTGCAGGAGCCCGCGCAACGCCTCCGCGTTGGCGAAGGAGAGGTCGATGTCGTAGTCGATGCCGTCCAGCCCGAAGCCGACGGTCTCCGCCGCGGGCTCACCGGTCAGATCATCCAGCACCCGCACAGCCGTGTTCCTGGCCACGACAAACCTCCCGTGCTCGAACGTGTGATGTGTTCGCGAGCACCGGGTCCGACGGCACCCGGTGCCGCCGAAAACTTGCAGCTTCCTGACGGAGGATAGCCGCTGGCTTGCGTGATCCCGCGTAGTGGTGTGACCTGAAGCCATGGCTGGAGAGACTTTTGACGTAGTGGTGATCGGCGCGGGTCCGGTGGGGGAGGTGGCCGCCGAACGGGCGGCCCGCGGAGGCCTGAAGGTCGCCCTCGTCGAGCACGAACGCTTCGGCGGCGAGTGCTCCTACTGGGCCTGCATCCCGAGCAAGGCCTTGCTGCGGCCGGGAAATCTCCTCGCCGCCGCGAAGCGCGTGCCCGGCGTGCCGGTCGGCGACCGGATCGACCCGGCGGCGGTGTTCGCGCGCCGTGACTGGTTCACCGGCAAGGGCGACGACTCGGGACAGGTCGACTGGGCACGCGGCGCGGGCATCGAACCGGTTCGCGGGCACGGCGAAATCACCGGGGAGCGGGAGGTGACCGTCGGCGGCGACCGCGTGCTGACCGCCCGGCACGCGGTGATCGTCTGCACCGGCAGCGTGCCCAGCACGCCGTCGATCCCCGGGCTCGACACGATCCGGCCGTGGGGTTCGCGTGAAGCGACGTCGGCGTCTTCGGTGCCGCCCCGGCTCGGCGTCCTCGGCGGCGGCGTGGTCGGCGTCGAGATGGCGCAGGCGTTCGCGTCGCTGGGGTCGGAGGTCCACCTGGTGATCACCGGCCCGCGGCCGCTGCCGCGCAACGCCGAGTTCGCCGGTGACCTCGTGCTGGCGGGGTTGCGCGAAGCCGGCGTCGAGGTGCACACGGATTCGGGCGTTTCGAAGGTCGCGGCCGGGGACTCCGGGACGACGTTGACGCTGAAAGACGGCTCGACGCTGGTCGTCGACGAGTTCCTGGTGGCCACGGGCCGCCGTCCCGCGACCGCCGGGCTCGAGCGCTTCGGGATCGAGCCCGGGCACCCGCTGGAGACCGACGACACCGGCCGCGTGTCCGCAGTGGACGGTGACTGGCTGTTCGCGGCCGGCGACGTCACCGGCCGGGCGCCGCTGACCCACCAGGGCAAGTACGGCGCCCGCGCGGCGGGCGACACGGTGGCGGCGCTGGCCGCCGGCAAACCGGTGTCTTCCGCGGCGTGGAGCCCGTTCACGGCCACGGCCGACCACCACGCGGTGCCGCAGGTGGTGTTCACCGACCCGGAGGTGGCGGCGGTCGGCCTGGCGGACGCGCGGCCGGGTTCGGCGGACCGCGTCGTCGACATCGACATCGCGGTGGCGGGCTCGTCCCTGCACGCGGACGGCTACACGGGCAAGGCCCGGATGGTCGTGGACACGGAGCGGAACGTGCTCCTGGGCGTGACGTTCGTCGGCCAGGACGTCTCGGAGCTGCTGCACTCGGCGACCATCGCGATCGTCGGCGAGGTGCCGCTGGACCGGCTGTGGCACGCGGTGCCGTCGTTCCCGACGATCAGCGAGGTCTGGCTGCGGCTGCTGGAGGCGTACGGGCTCTGACGGCTACTGGGCGGGCAGGTCGAGGGCGGCCGCGGCGGCCCTGACCAGGCCGGGATCGTCCGGAGTGGACGGTCCCGGCGCCCAGACGGCCTGCACGAGCCGGACGGACGAGCCGTCGAGCTTGCTGGCGTAGGCGGCGTTCTCGAACCGCGGGACGGGGGTGGCGCCCCACTGGCCGGTCTCGGTGGCGAGGTCGAGGACACCGCCGCCGCCCGGGGTGTCGGCAAGGGCCTTGAAAGCGGCGGCTTGCGCGGCATCGGGGAAGTCGACGATCCCGACTGTGACGGCCCCGCCGCGGCCGTCGACGGTGGCGGCGTAGCTGGCGCGCTTGACGCCGGAGCAGCTGGTCTGCTGCAGGCTGGCCTGGGCGTCCCCGAAGGCGTGGGAGGCACATCGCTGATCGCCGCCGGCGGCGCGAAGGGCGAACTGGAGGCTACGCACCGGCGTGCTGGGCGGCGGCTGGGACTTCGAGCTGGCGGGGGGAGGCGCCGGAGCGGCGGCGGTGCCATCACCGGTGGTGGCCACGGCGACGGCGGCGACGACGAGCAGAACGAGGGCACCGATGGCGCCGAGCGGGAGCCAGCGGACGGTCCGTGGAGTGCGGGCGGGTCCGGGTTCCGGCCGCGGCCGGGGGAACGGCTGCGGCGAGGCCACGGGAAGAGGAACGCCCTGGGGTGGCTCGGGTGCGGCAGGTTGCGGGCCGGCTTGTTCGGCTGCGGCGGGGCGGGGAGCGGGGGGTTCTGGCGGTGCTGGAGCCTCGGGAGCTTGT
Protein-coding sequences here:
- a CDS encoding NAD(P) transhydrogenase subunit alpha, which produces MSPLVQNLAVLVLAGFVGFAVISKVPNTLHTPLMSGTNAIHGIVLLGGLVVLGLGVDGVFNKILLVIAIAFGTINVVGGFLVTDRMLSMFKAKKPVAGEEDEK
- a CDS encoding NAD(P)(+) transhydrogenase (Re/Si-specific) subunit beta gives rise to the protein MTDFIAILYIIAFALFIYGLMGLTGPRTAVRGNWIAAVGMGIAVIATLLTPGMGNWVLIALGVGIGVVVGVPSARKVKMTAMPQMVALFNGVGGGAVALIAWVEFNSTGGYAHEPAYIAIASLFAAIIGSISFWGSNVAFGKLQELISGRPITMGKLQQPVNALLLLIAVACAVLIIAGGDNELLIIGLLVAAGILGLTVVLPIGGADMPVVISLLNAFTGLSAAAMGLALDNTALIVAGMIVGASGSILTNLMAKAMNRSIPAIVAGGFGGGPAVAAGGGTKEARPVRSTSAADTAIQMAYASKVVVVPGYGMAVAQAQHTVREMAKLLEKKGITVAYAIHPVAGRMPGHMNVLLAEADVPYEQLKEMDEINSEFAQTDVALVIGANDVTNPAAQTDPSSPIYGMPILKVNESRSVIVLKRGMASGFAGIDNDLFYDPKTSMLFGDAKSSVGEIVEELKAL
- a CDS encoding lipoate--protein ligase family protein; the encoded protein is MTTGSDVRAAFTDPAENLAFDEALLRVAPESPVLWLWRNPVCVVVGRGQRIAREVRADECARDGVPVLRRASGGGTVFHDPGNLNVTLVLPGPADRPLEALGQVMSAAVDQLGLVPRIGDRGLFVGDAKLCGFAVFRTRTGLLAHSTLLVETAAGLVGRYLTGAPPDPRPLDSHRSPVASLAEHGLRPGFGAVEAAVRAAASQLFGTFVPRPPSAAELARQRALLHTRYHYPAWHADGAQRAA
- a CDS encoding histone-like nucleoid-structuring protein Lsr2, with the protein product MARNTAVRVLDDLTGEPAAETVGFGLDGIDYDIDLSFANAEALRGLLQRYADAGRRTGGRKNRPRIVPGAEKTSPKPAAKKAVPAKATPVPTKAEPARVKAAAPKPAQTSAKAEPVKTTRAKKAAEPKTITRATARKVPTVTFSAAE
- a CDS encoding NAD(P)/FAD-dependent oxidoreductase, with the translated sequence MAGETFDVVVIGAGPVGEVAAERAARGGLKVALVEHERFGGECSYWACIPSKALLRPGNLLAAAKRVPGVPVGDRIDPAAVFARRDWFTGKGDDSGQVDWARGAGIEPVRGHGEITGEREVTVGGDRVLTARHAVIVCTGSVPSTPSIPGLDTIRPWGSREATSASSVPPRLGVLGGGVVGVEMAQAFASLGSEVHLVITGPRPLPRNAEFAGDLVLAGLREAGVEVHTDSGVSKVAAGDSGTTLTLKDGSTLVVDEFLVATGRRPATAGLERFGIEPGHPLETDDTGRVSAVDGDWLFAAGDVTGRAPLTHQGKYGARAAGDTVAALAAGKPVSSAAWSPFTATADHHAVPQVVFTDPEVAAVGLADARPGSADRVVDIDIAVAGSSLHADGYTGKARMVVDTERNVLLGVTFVGQDVSELLHSATIAIVGEVPLDRLWHAVPSFPTISEVWLRLLEAYGL